The DNA segment TTGCCGAACTCGAACAGCAGTATGCTGACAAGGTGAACTTTGTGATGTTGAACGTAGATAACACCAAATGGCTACCAGAGATGCTGAAATATCGGGTAGATGGCATTCCTCACTTTGTATTTTTAGCGAAAGATGGCGAAACCATCGCCCAAACCATCGGCGATCAACCTCATACAGTCATGGCCAGTAACTTAGACGCATTGATTGCTGGTTCCTCCTTGCCCTATGCTCAAACTAGCGGACAAGTTTCCCAATTTCGCGCCCCTGTTACACCCGCAAACAATCAAGACGATCCTCGCAGTCATGGTAGCCAAGTAATTAATTAATTCGTAATTCGTAATTTAGTCCACCGTTGAATTGCTTCAAAATCTCCCCTCTCCTTGCTAAGGAGAGGGGCCGGGGGTGAGGTTCTTTTAATACTACTGGAGACGCACGGAAACACTACCGCCATGAGCGGGTAAACCTTCAGCAGCTGCGAGAGTTACGGCGGCTTGACCGATGGTTTGCAGTGCTTGTTGATTGCATTCTAAATAGGTAATTCGCTTGAGAAAATCATACACACTCAACCCAGAGGCAAAACGGGCAGAACGGGCGGTAGGAAGGACATGATTTGGCCCCCCTAAGTAATCGCCAATGGCTTCTGGGGTATAACGTCCCAGAAAGATACTCCCAGCAGATTTAATTTGACTAGCAAGTTCCTGGGGATGATCTACGCATAATTCTACGTGTTCCGGAGCTAACTGATTTAATAGTGGAATACTTGCGGCTAAATCTTCAACTATAATTACCGCACCATGTTGTTTCCAACTAGCACTAGCTACTTCTTTGGTGGGTAGATTTACGAGAATTTGCTCGATTGCTGCGATCACTTTTTCTGCAAAGCTGGCAGAATCAGTAATTAAAATTGATTGGGCGCTAGGATCATGTTCGGCTTGCGAGAGTAAATCCCAGGCTATCCACTCTGGGTTATTTTTATCGTCGGCTACTACCAAAATTTCCGAAGGCCCGGCTACGCTGTCAATGCCTACAGTCCCAAATACCTGACGTTTGGCTTCAGCGACATAGGCGTTACCAGGGCCAACAATTTTATCAACAGGGATCAGGCTTTCTGTACCATAAGCTAAAGCTGCGATCGCTTGCGCCCCTCCTATACTATAAATTTCCTTCACCCCGGCAATTTGGGCAGCTGCAAGCACAGCCGGATTAATTTCACCGCGAGGCATAGGTACTGCCATCACAATTCTTTCCACACCCGCAATTTTGGCAGGTAAAGCGTTCATCAGTACAGAACTCGGATAACTGGCGCGTCCT comes from the Nodularia sp. NIES-3585 genome and includes:
- a CDS encoding thioredoxin family protein, with product MSTQTPMNSTPKPETTSGARVRNFLIAIVAIALSVALVLGLKTETTSASLADLDQTSIPLEVAVSNGKPSIVEFYANWCTVCQKMAPDIAELEQQYADKVNFVMLNVDNTKWLPEMLKYRVDGIPHFVFLAKDGETIAQTIGDQPHTVMASNLDALIAGSSLPYAQTSGQVSQFRAPVTPANNQDDPRSHGSQVIN
- the hisD gene encoding histidinol dehydrogenase — protein: MQLLKTTDKDFSVRFKALVSDRREATVDVSGTVKDILADVKVRGDTAVQEYTTKFDHYSPPSLHLSADFIAERAAQCPPDVKAALELAAERIGFFHQKQLPQDIGYTDTAGVKLGLNWVALSQVGIYVPGGRASYPSSVLMNALPAKIAGVERIVMAVPMPRGEINPAVLAAAQIAGVKEIYSIGGAQAIAALAYGTESLIPVDKIVGPGNAYVAEAKRQVFGTVGIDSVAGPSEILVVADDKNNPEWIAWDLLSQAEHDPSAQSILITDSASFAEKVIAAIEQILVNLPTKEVASASWKQHGAVIIVEDLAASIPLLNQLAPEHVELCVDHPQELASQIKSAGSIFLGRYTPEAIGDYLGGPNHVLPTARSARFASGLSVYDFLKRITYLECNQQALQTIGQAAVTLAAAEGLPAHGGSVSVRLQ